One genomic window of Mercenaria mercenaria strain notata unplaced genomic scaffold, MADL_Memer_1 contig_3285, whole genome shotgun sequence includes the following:
- the LOC128552911 gene encoding uncharacterized protein LOC128552911, whose product MEENKTGFENVPTAIRAVKQTSYECKQINKRVLGGRMLSLCGNEGTEDDSNNAGLRRLFQLAISVTENESEKTLENAEFKFYDDECNIRIVYSGSAENRFLFTFNEKLEPDFTVKRKSVLCGLDEKIKRTWRKWNPLNFDFDEINLV is encoded by the exons ATGGAGGAGAATAAAACG GGTTTTGAAAATGTACCAACTGCGATACGGGCAGTCAAGCAAACATCATATGAATGCAAACAAATCAACAAACGAGTCCTTGGTGGACGTATGCTAAGTTTATGTGGAAACGAAGGCACAGAGGACGACAGTAACAATGCTGGGCTCCGGCGATTGTTTCAGCTGGCAATATCCGTCACAGAAAATGAGTCAGAGAAAACATTAGAAAATGCAGAATTCAAGTTTTATGACGACGAATGTAATATACGTATTGTGTATTCAGGATCGGCAGAAAACagatttttgtttactttcaatGAAAAGCTAGAACCAGACTTTACGGTAAAGCGAAAGTCAGTATTATGTGGTCTTGATGAGAAGATAAAACGTACATGGAGAAAATGGAACCCACTCAActttgattttgatgaaattaatcTTGTTTGA